CCTTATCTTTATCCTCTAAACTAGTTGATAAATTAGATTTAGTTAAAATATTTGTAATTACTTCAGAAAACAAAGCTTCTTTAGAATCAAAATGAGCATAAAATCCTCCAGCCGTTAAGCCAGCTTCAGCCATAATTGCATCTACACCTACACCGCTATAGCCTTTTTCCCTAAACAGTCGTCCGGCTGCTTGTAGGATTTTTTCATGTGTTTGCTTTTTATCACTGGCTTTGTATCGCATAAAAATTATTATATTACGCTCGTAATATAATAGTAAACTAGAAATTCTAAAAAATTTTTTCTGGAAAAAATATTAGAAAAAAATGAAGAAAAATTTAGCTAATCCATCTAATGGTATATGAAACAAAATTTACTAACCAATGATACAGAAACCATTAGGAAAATTATTTTGTCGTGTCAAGAGGGCGACCAAGAAGCGTTTCAACAGTTATTTTTGCTTTATAAAGACCGCGTTTATTCTCTGGCCCTGCATTTTAGCAATAATGAAAATATTGTTGCTGATATTACCCAAACAGTTTTTCTAAAACTCTTTATCAAGACAAAAGAGTTTCGTTTTGATTCAGACTTTAATACTTGGCTCTATCGCATCGTCGTCAATGAGTGCATAGAGCAACACAGGAAAGAACAACGTTTTCTTCCCTTCATCTTAGAAAAAATGAGTAAGTTATTTTATAGAGACTCACACGACGCTAAATTGCTTCGTAAGCAAGCTAGAACTGAGATTCAAGCCGTAATTGCAGGTTTAGACATAAAGTTAAAGCTACCTGTAATACTTAAATATATTGAAGACCTTTCATATGAAGAAATAGCTGAAATTGTCGGCTGTTCAAAAGGCACAGTAGCATCCCGTCTTAATCGTGCGCATAAAATTTTGTCACAAAAGCTTGCTCATTTAGAAATTGTACTAGGAGAAATACAATGAAGATATTTAACAGACACATAGCAGATCAGCTTTCTGCCTACCTTCAAAATGAGTTAACCGACAAACAAGCAAGTCAAGTTGAAAGCCATTTAAGCACTTGCAAAGCTTGTAAAAAAGAGTGTGAAGAAATTGAGCAAGGCATTTTCTTAGCCAAACAGCTTTCATTATCAAAATGTCCTGACTTGCTTTGGAACGGCGTAGAAAGCCAATTAAAGCTTCAAGAAAAATCTGTAACTAATAGACCTAGCTCTATTTATCAATTATTTCCCAAAACAACTTGGTCAAGAGCCTTTGCTACTGCTGCAATAGTTATTATTTTTTATGCTCTTGGCAGTTCATTTATAGCGATAATCAAAAAAAGTAACATTACTAGCACCAATAACAATGAAATAGCTAAACTTGAAAAAGTTTCTATAAAAGTTCCTGAAGTAACAAAAAGTAGTGTTATTTCTTCTGAATCCGAAGCTCCTGTAGAAAACTATAATAGTGATGCACGCCCGCAACGTGTTCAAACTTTACCAACACGTAAAATAGCACCTTCTAAAGGCGTTCTGCCATCGTTAATCCTCTTAAACCCTGGAGTCTTTCAACCAGAAAATACCCTAAGATCTCTTGAAAAAGATGGCAAAATTGGAGACAAAATTGCGAATGTTGGAAGTTACAATTTTAACCAAAATTCTACTGAGCAAAAAATTGAGCTATCTGTTGATAGTTTAGAGGCAAAGATAGATAACCGTCGCATTGATTCATTGCCTATTAACAGACGTAATTTTTTAGATTTTTCTCTAATTAGTCCAAATTCTAATAAAAGCAGCACAGTAACTTCTAGTATCCCTTTTAATGGTCAAACTGCTCGCTCAAATAGCTTTACTGTTGATGGTCTTGATAATAATGACTCTAGTGCAGCAGGTTCAACACCTAATCAAAATGTAACTAAAGAATTTCAAGTAGTTACTGATAGTTATGGAGCAGAATTTGGTCGTTTAACAAAGCCTTCTGAAGATATAAATGATATAAATGATATAAATAAAAAAAACCTAAATAATTCTACTGGTACAGAAGCATTTAAGAACTATGGTGTAAATGTTTGGACAAAAACCAAAAAAGATAGT
This region of Blastocatellia bacterium genomic DNA includes:
- a CDS encoding sigma-70 family RNA polymerase sigma factor, with amino-acid sequence MSCQEGDQEAFQQLFLLYKDRVYSLALHFSNNENIVADITQTVFLKLFIKTKEFRFDSDFNTWLYRIVVNECIEQHRKEQRFLPFILEKMSKLFYRDSHDAKLLRKQARTEIQAVIAGLDIKLKLPVILKYIEDLSYEEIAEIVGCSKGTVASRLNRAHKILSQKLAHLEIVLGEIQ